The Amycolatopsis coloradensis sequence GCGGCGATCGCGGCGAGCAGCCCGGCGTCGTGTTCTCCCTTGCTCACCTGTTCGGCCTCGTCGAGCCAGCGGAAGTTCTCCTCCACCGGGACGGTGCCGATATGCGGGAGCGCCAGGGTGACCAATCCCCTGGCGAGCAGCGCCTGCCGTCTGCCGAGGTCGGCCGCGCCGAGTTCGATCTCGAGCCTGCCCGCTTCGACCTTGCCCACCTGATTGATCAGCACCTGTCCGAGATGGACCCGGATCTCGCCCCGCGCGGCCTTGCTCAGCGGCCATTCGCGCAGGATCTCCCGCAGCAGCCGGACCGTACCGGCGTGCGCGATACTGCGCGGCAGTTCCCTGCCGAGCCGGACGGCGAACGACTCGCGCGCGGTCCGAGGGAGCTCCGTGTCCCGCAAGGCCGCTTCGAGCAGACGGCTCGCTTCCTCCGTCCGGCCGTCTTCGATGGCGTTGTCGACCGCCACGCCGGTCCACTGTGTCCACGCGGCGATGTCGCCTGCCAGCCGCGCGTGACGGGCGATGAGGGACGCGAAGGGGTCGGCGCTCGCGGCGAGCCGGGCGGCGGCCCGTCCATGCATCGCGCACCGCCGAGGTCCGGGAAGCAGCGCGTAGACCGCTTCGGCGATCAGCGGGCTTCCCGAGACATAACGGCCGCGGCCGAGATCCCGCAGCAGTCCCGCCTCCACCGCTTCGGTGATCGCGCCCGAGATCTCCCCGGGCGACGGTGCCGCGACCGCGCCCAGATCCGGTTCCCCGGCGGGCGATCCCAGCACCGCGGCCGCGCGGACGACGTCTTGTGCGCCAGGGCCGATCGCCGCCATCAGGCCGGAAACCCGGCTTCGCACGATCGGCGGCACGGTCGCCGACGCCAGTCTGTCCGTCGTAAGCGACTCGGCGGTGTCGCCGACACTCTGGACCAAAGCCGTCAGGTCGACGGCGATCCCGGACGTGCGCCGGTGCGCGGCTTCGGCGAAATCCGGTGCGCAGCGGCCGAAGGACGCGTCCAGCAGCGTCCGCACCTGGACGTCGGTGAACGCGGCGAGCGAGAACTGCGCGGTGGTCCCGCCCAGCGGCGGGAATCGCCGCGGGCCGCACGCAGCCACGCTCACCACCACACTCAGCGGCGGCGCCGGGGAGCCCGCGAGCGCGCGCAGGAGCTCCCATGTGTCGTCGTCGGCGGAGTGGACGTCGTCGAGCACCAGTACCGCGGGACCGCAGCCGGTCAGTACTTCGCGCACGGCGCGGAACTCCTGCTGCCGGACGGTCTCGGCGTCCGCGTTCTCCGGGAACGGCGGCAACCACGGGGACCATTCGGGGATCAGCCGTCGCAGGACACCCGTCACCGGCGAGAAACCGGCCGCGTGGGCGGCGGCGACGTCGCTCTTCCCGAGCAGCGCGTCGACCAACGGCGCCAGCCTGCCCGGCCGTGCGAAGGAGCCGCACCGAGCGGACCAGACCACACGCGACGCGATCCCGGGATGGGCGGCCAGTTCTTCGAGCAGACGGCTCCGGCCCACACCCGGTTCGCCCTCGACGACGGCGACCGACGGCGGGCGCGAGGCGACGCGCACCAGTTCGGCCAGTTCGGTGTCGCGGGCCACGAACACCGGTGCCGCACCGATCGTCGGCATGCTCGGGACCATACCGATCGGACACCCGCCGAAAGGCGGGAACACGAACAGTGACCGGGGTCCGCACGCTTTCCGCTGGTCCACACCACGGGAGTCACGACGTCTCCGCACCGTTAACTCGAACGGGCGACGCCGACCTGCGGTGACACAGGCACCCGCGTCGGCAATACGGACCCTTAGGTATTGCCGCGAACCTTGCCACGAGGCCACCAGAGGGTGAATCTCAGACTATTCGCAGTGCCCCTCTGTCACCTCGCCACAGCGCACACCCCCTGCTCGCGCCGGACGGCCACCCAGTCGGGTAGCCGAAGTTCCCACCTGGCCCTTACGGGTAGCCACCCGCGCTTGCTTCGCGTTCGACCATCCAGTTAGGAGTGTTCCGACGGTGAAAACCTCATTCAGGCGCGGGCTGGCCACCGCCTTCGCCGGTGTCGCCGCGTTGGTCGCCTTGCAGGCGCCCGCCGCCGCGGCGCCCGCCGTCACGGCGGCCACCACGATCCCGATCAGGATGCAGGCACAGGAGAAGAGCAACTGGTGCTGGGACGCCAGTGGCAACACGATCGCCGCGTGGTGGGGGCATTCCCTCACCCAGACGAAGTTCTGCCAGATCGCGCACAACGAGTCCGGAACGGACTGCGCGAACAACCAGGGCTACCTGAGCGATCAGCAGCGGGTGTTCCGCTGGCTGGGCTTCAGCAACGTCGGCACCTACAGTTCGTCCGGCCAGACGCTGAGCTTCGCCTCCATCAAGAGCCAGGTCGACGCGCGGCAGCCGATCGGCACCCGGATCGGCTGGCGCAACGGCGGCGGGCATATGCACGTGCTCTACGGCTACGACAACACCAACGGCGCGACGACGGTGTACTACGGCGACCCGTGGGGCTCGAGCCCCCGCTACAACCAGATGAGCTACAACGCCTACCGGTCCAACAACTCGTTCACCTGGACCCACACCGTCTACGGGATCAAGGACTGAAACCATGAAGCGAACCTTCCTCGGCGCCACGATCCTCGCCCTCGGACTGTCACTGGCGCTCGGCGGCCACGCCTCCGCCGCCGACGCCCCCAGCGGCGCGCCCACCGCCGCCGACCTCGCCGCGGTGTCCACAGTGGTCACCAGCGACGCGACCACCCAACGGCTCGCCAACGCGCAGTTCCCCGGCGCCGCCAAGGTGGACACGGCCGTCGCCGCCAGGACCGCCAAGGCGGATCCGCGGACACCGGTCGCGGTCTACCAGCCGACCGCTGCCTTCATCGCCGGTACTTCCTCCGTCCCGGCCGAACTCGCCTACGTCGCCACACCCGCCACGCTGGGCAACGGCGACGCCGCGACCGTGTGGTCGCAGCGCGAGGGCTCGGGGTGGTCGGTCTACAACATCGCCTCGGGTGACGTCGAAAAGCGCCTCGCGGCGCGGGCCGGCAAGGGCTACCTCCTGAGCGAACCTCAGGCGGGCGCCTGGTACGCCGTCGACGGGGACACCGTGACCGTCCTCGACGGCTCGTCGGTGGCGAAGACCGGCGAGACGATGACGCTCGCCGCCTACCGAGAGGCCCTGCAGAGCCGCTACGGCGACAAGCTGCCCGGCTCGACCTACGACCGCACCGGTGCCGCCGGCGGTTACGGTGCCGCCCCCGCGGGCGGCACCGAGGTGCCGTGGTGGCCGTACGCGCTCGGCGCGGTCTTCCTCGCCGCCGCGGGCGCGGCCGTCACTCTGCGGCTCCGCAAGCAGTAAGCGCCAAGGGTGCCGGGACCGCGCGGGGTCCCGGCACCTCCGCGGGGACTGAAGGACGCTTTCACCTCATGTGGCGCGGTGAAGGACGCTTTCACCTCATGTGGTGCGGTGAAGGACGCTTTCACCTCATGTGGTGCGGTGAAGGACGCTTTCAGCCCGCCGCTAGGCGAAGGTGTAGTCCTCAAGCGGGAAGCTCCCGGCCTCCTTGATGGCGTTCAACGTGGAGGACGGGCGGAGCAGGGTCGCCTCCCCGTGCGGGTTGAAGTAGTAGCTGTTCGCCGGGGCGCAATTGCCGAGGGTGAAGATCGAGTCGCCGAGGCGTTCGGTCATCCGGTCGAGGAACGCGTCGTTGGCCTCCCGCGTGACCTCGAACTCGGTCGCGCCGCGCCGCCGCATGGCGCCGAAGAGCCGGTCCATATGCCGCATCTGTGTCTCGATGGTGGTGAAATAGGACAGTCCCGAGTAGGAATACGGGCTGTTGAGCGAGATGAAGTTGGGGAACTTGGGGATCGCCACCCCCTCGTAGGCCTGGAAACGGTTCTTCCGCCACCATTTCCCGAGGTTCCGGCCGTCGCGCCCGATGATCTCGATCGCCGGGAAGTTCGCCTCCCACAGGTCGAATCCGGTCGCCAGCACCAGGACGTCGATCTCCCGCCGTCCTCCGTCGGCGGTCTCGATCCCGGTTTCGTCGATCTTCGCGATCGACGTCGTCTCCAGGTGCACGTGGTCCTTGGTGAAGGCCGGGTAGTACTCGTTGGAGAACGTCGGGCGCTTGCAGCCGAACGAATAGCGCGGCGTCAGTTCCGCGCGCAGCCGCGGATCCCGCACCTGACGGCGCAGATGCGCCTGGCACCACAGCTTGCCGAGCCGGTTCGCCATCGGCAGTTGCCTGTAGTGCAGGACACCGGACACCATCATCAACTCCAGCAGCGCGGTCCCGGTCAGCCGGGCGGCCCGCTGGGTGAACGGGACCGCGGCGAACGCGCGCCGGACCGCCTTGGGCACCGGGAAGTCCAGTTTGGGGCTCACCCAGATCGGCGTCCGCTGGTACACGGTGAGCTCGCGCGCGATCTTCGCGATCTCGGGGATCAGCTGGACCGCGGTCGCGCCGGTGCCGATCACCGCGACCCGCTTGCCCGCGAGGTCGTACTCGTCGTCCCAGGCGGTGGTGTGGATGACCTTGCCGCCGAACGTGTCGATCCCGGCGATGTCGGGTTTCTTCGGCTGGGAAAGGAAACCCGTCGCGGTGAGGAGATACTTGGCGGTGACCGGCCCGCCCTCGGCGAGCGAGACCGTCCAGTGCGCGTTCGCCTCGTCCCAGACCGCGCCGGTGACCACCGAACCGAAACGCATGTAGCGCCTCAGCCGGTATTTGTCCGCGACGTGCTCCGCGTACCGCTTGAGTTCCGCGCCCGGCGCGAAGAGACGCGACCAGTGCGGATTCGGCTCGAACGAATACGAGTAGGTGGCCGACGGGATGTCGACGGCCAGCCCGGGATAGCGGTTCACATGCCAGGTGCCGCCGAGGTCGGACTCGCGTTCGAGGATGAGCAGGTTGTCGTAGCCGAGACGGTTGAGCTGGATCGCCGCGCCCATCCCGCCGAAACCGGCACCGACGACGACGGCGTCGTACTGCGCGTTCATGCGTTTTCCTCCCGGTGGGTGTCCTGGTCCAGGCGGGCGCGGTAGCCGTCCCGCTCCGGTGAATCGGGGCGCAGTGCCCGGTCGTCCCGCATCAGCCGGCGGAACGCGTTGAGCGCCGGTTCGGGTGTCACGGCCGCGAGGGTCGCGAGCGCGCCGACGTAGCCGGGCACGGCGATCTCCGCCGCGCGCGTGCGGACGGAAGCCACGACGGCGTCGGCGATCCGGCCCGGTTTCACCTTGGGGATCGGCCGCATGTCGAGCCCGGAGGCGAGCGCGGTGTCGACCGCCGACGGCAGCACGGCGGAGACGCTCACGCCGTGCGGCGCGTACTCCAGCCGGGTCGCCGCGGTCAGCCCGACGACGGCGAACTTGCTGGCGTTGTAGATCGCCAGCCCTTTGACGGGGAACTTCCCGGCCAGCGACGCGACGTTGACGATGTGGCCGCGGCCGCGTTCCAGCATGCCGGGCAGGGCCAGCCGCATACCGTGGACGACGCCGAAGACGTTGACCTCCATGGTCGCCCGGTGCAGTGCGTCGGAGAGGTCGAGGAAGCCACCGTTCGGCATGATCCCGGCGTTGTTGACGAGCACCGCGAGCGGTCCGTTCGCCTGTTCGGCCTCG is a genomic window containing:
- a CDS encoding ATP-binding protein; its protein translation is MPTIGAAPVFVARDTELAELVRVASRPPSVAVVEGEPGVGRSRLLEELAAHPGIASRVVWSARCGSFARPGRLAPLVDALLGKSDVAAAHAAGFSPVTGVLRRLIPEWSPWLPPFPENADAETVRQQEFRAVREVLTGCGPAVLVLDDVHSADDDTWELLRALAGSPAPPLSVVVSVAACGPRRFPPLGGTTAQFSLAAFTDVQVRTLLDASFGRCAPDFAEAAHRRTSGIAVDLTALVQSVGDTAESLTTDRLASATVPPIVRSRVSGLMAAIGPGAQDVVRAAAVLGSPAGEPDLGAVAAPSPGEISGAITEAVEAGLLRDLGRGRYVSGSPLIAEAVYALLPGPRRCAMHGRAAARLAASADPFASLIARHARLAGDIAAWTQWTGVAVDNAIEDGRTEEASRLLEAALRDTELPRTARESFAVRLGRELPRSIAHAGTVRLLREILREWPLSKAARGEIRVHLGQVLINQVGKVEAGRLEIELGAADLGRRQALLARGLVTLALPHIGTVPVEENFRWLDEAEQVSKGEHDAGLLAAIAANRLSARMQIADPEAWDEVADLPRAPESAEVCRQVARTYINLADAVAWNGHYPVARAYLTTARRLIRDDHQPYLDALADGTELRLDLAMGEWASVAEKARAMLTRVDKDGSLAAEPLLVLGWYEYGQHRPTAALRSFDAAFALSAGSVPVQASAYAGRVAVHQAGKDLQAARRLAEFGLETVRRKNNWVWAAELMPFAVRTMLGLGQHVEARELLAEYRQGIDGKDAPVANASALLCRGMLTQARGETLAAGDLLLGAAQAYSALPLPYFAAYADELAAGCFSEAGERARAVASFTTAETTYASLGAAVDALRCRRSLRRCDPEMPRRGRKGYGEALSPRELEVARLAAQNLTNREIGERLFLSPRTVEIHVGRALRKLGLPSRTVLTEDLLGDGSPTIP
- a CDS encoding papain-like cysteine protease family protein, coding for MKTSFRRGLATAFAGVAALVALQAPAAAAPAVTAATTIPIRMQAQEKSNWCWDASGNTIAAWWGHSLTQTKFCQIAHNESGTDCANNQGYLSDQQRVFRWLGFSNVGTYSSSGQTLSFASIKSQVDARQPIGTRIGWRNGGGHMHVLYGYDNTNGATTVYYGDPWGSSPRYNQMSYNAYRSNNSFTWTHTVYGIKD
- a CDS encoding NAD(P)/FAD-dependent oxidoreductase gives rise to the protein MNAQYDAVVVGAGFGGMGAAIQLNRLGYDNLLILERESDLGGTWHVNRYPGLAVDIPSATYSYSFEPNPHWSRLFAPGAELKRYAEHVADKYRLRRYMRFGSVVTGAVWDEANAHWTVSLAEGGPVTAKYLLTATGFLSQPKKPDIAGIDTFGGKVIHTTAWDDEYDLAGKRVAVIGTGATAVQLIPEIAKIARELTVYQRTPIWVSPKLDFPVPKAVRRAFAAVPFTQRAARLTGTALLELMMVSGVLHYRQLPMANRLGKLWCQAHLRRQVRDPRLRAELTPRYSFGCKRPTFSNEYYPAFTKDHVHLETTSIAKIDETGIETADGGRREIDVLVLATGFDLWEANFPAIEIIGRDGRNLGKWWRKNRFQAYEGVAIPKFPNFISLNSPYSYSGLSYFTTIETQMRHMDRLFGAMRRRGATEFEVTREANDAFLDRMTERLGDSIFTLGNCAPANSYYFNPHGEATLLRPSSTLNAIKEAGSFPLEDYTFA
- a CDS encoding SDR family oxidoreductase translates to MTKYPDLDLDGAHVAITGAGQGIGRATAERMAALGARVSIGDLDLEAAKRTAADIGGTAHHLDVADPASFAAFLGEAEQANGPLAVLVNNAGIMPNGGFLDLSDALHRATMEVNVFGVVHGMRLALPGMLERGRGHIVNVASLAGKFPVKGLAIYNASKFAVVGLTAATRLEYAPHGVSVSAVLPSAVDTALASGLDMRPIPKVKPGRIADAVVASVRTRAAEIAVPGYVGALATLAAVTPEPALNAFRRLMRDDRALRPDSPERDGYRARLDQDTHREENA